The genomic region ACAGCCGTCTATCCAAGAAAACGTGGAACAGTTAGCGGCGCTTTTTCTTTTTGGAGCGAGCAGATTCTTCAAGTTCTTTTATTTTTGCGGATCGTTCTTCTTCAGGTACACCGTATAAGTGGGCTTGGAGACAGTCGGCGGCGGGCATCTCCGCTTCTGGCCGAGCAAAGAGACGGCGGCACGCCTCACGAGCTTGGTGCAATCCCTCCGGTGTGAAAGCGACACTTTTCGCCCGGGAGCGCGGGTCACTGATGTACCCCTGCTCATACAGACGGTCCATGGCTCCCAAGGCAGGCTCTTCCATGCCCGGCAATACGCCAGCGGCGGCCTGCCATCGTACCACAAATTCAGGTAAAGCAACGCGAGCACGACTTCGGCCACTTTTTCTTCATCGTACCAAGGTTGTTGGTCGGATATAGGACACCTCCAAGCATATCTACAGAAACACACCGCCGGCTTCCTGTTCCCGCTTGAAGCCAGTTACGGAATCGTAGTAGACATCCCTCACATCCTGTTGAACCACGTAAATGCGTAAGTCGTCGTCCCAGTGGGGCGC from Ardenticatena maritima harbors:
- a CDS encoding DUF6429 family protein yields the protein MDRLYEQGYISDPRSRAKSVAFTPEGLHQAREACRRLFARPEAEMPAADCLQAHLYGVPEEERSAKIKELEESARSKKKKRR